In Amycolatopsis coloradensis, one genomic interval encodes:
- a CDS encoding LysE family translocator yields MTWSSYSSYLVIVVLIVLAPGPDTMVMLKNSLSGGTRGGFLATAGIFVANAVQGTAAALGLGVVIAQSQPVFVTLKWVGAAYLVFLGFQALRGAWRGDYSGVAAVKQQRSSGFRRFREGFLSNITNPKVLVLYLSVLPQFLDPVTTSAWHALLLAYTVAVLGAVWLLTLLFFVHRVRAWLERRKVRRALDGVTGTALVGFGAALVLE; encoded by the coding sequence GTGACGTGGAGTTCGTACAGCAGCTATCTGGTCATCGTCGTCCTGATCGTCCTCGCGCCGGGGCCGGACACGATGGTGATGCTCAAGAACTCGCTCTCCGGCGGCACCCGCGGCGGGTTCCTCGCCACGGCCGGGATCTTCGTGGCCAACGCCGTCCAGGGCACCGCCGCCGCGCTCGGCCTCGGCGTCGTCATCGCGCAGTCGCAGCCGGTGTTCGTGACGCTCAAATGGGTCGGTGCCGCCTACCTGGTCTTCCTCGGTTTCCAGGCACTGCGCGGCGCGTGGCGAGGTGACTACTCCGGTGTCGCGGCGGTGAAGCAGCAACGATCGAGCGGGTTCCGCCGCTTCCGTGAGGGCTTCCTTTCCAACATCACCAACCCGAAGGTGCTCGTGCTGTACCTGTCGGTGCTGCCGCAGTTCCTCGACCCCGTGACGACGTCGGCGTGGCACGCGCTACTGCTCGCCTACACCGTCGCGGTGCTGGGCGCGGTCTGGCTGCTGACGCTGTTGTTCTTCGTGCACCGCGTGCGGGCTTGGCTGGAGCGCCGCAAGGTCCGGCGCGCGCTCGACGGCGTCACCGGGACCGCGCTGGTCGGCTTCGGCGCCGCTCTCGTCCTCGAGTAA
- a CDS encoding LPXTG cell wall anchor domain-containing protein, with protein sequence MNKKTYGVLAGAAFSLILLGAAPAEAGERGNGGTPPGRAQDTTKPRPPSKADFSGRGANKHGPYDSTRDGSPSANGNGGGEAAGKPCAGCVGKADNKNPPGQLPGGSDANAGYECDRNHGVGRGNPAHTACVPDRTPPATNPPAETPPRGGPHGEVVRPAVVPAAAHTAAVAPRAASAVNAVASPPSLAKTGFDLEPVLLTGLGSLAAGAALYTGTRRRRDA encoded by the coding sequence ATGAACAAGAAGACCTACGGCGTTCTCGCCGGAGCCGCCTTCTCCCTCATTCTCCTCGGCGCGGCCCCGGCCGAGGCCGGCGAGCGCGGCAACGGCGGCACACCGCCGGGACGCGCCCAGGACACCACCAAACCGCGGCCTCCGTCCAAAGCGGACTTCTCCGGGCGCGGCGCCAACAAGCACGGGCCCTATGACTCCACACGCGACGGTTCGCCGTCGGCCAACGGCAACGGCGGCGGTGAAGCCGCTGGGAAGCCCTGCGCCGGCTGCGTCGGCAAGGCCGACAACAAGAACCCGCCCGGACAGCTGCCCGGCGGCTCGGACGCCAACGCGGGTTACGAATGCGACCGCAACCACGGCGTCGGGCGCGGCAATCCCGCGCACACCGCCTGCGTGCCGGACCGGACACCGCCCGCCACGAACCCTCCGGCCGAGACTCCCCCGCGCGGGGGACCGCACGGCGAGGTCGTTCGTCCCGCGGTCGTGCCGGCGGCGGCCCACACCGCGGCCGTCGCACCTCGCGCCGCCAGCGCGGTCAACGCGGTCGCGAGTCCCCCTTCGCTGGCCAAGACCGGTTTCGATCTCGAACCCGTGTTGCTGACCGGGCTGGGTTCGCTGGCCGCGGGTGCCGCGCTGTACACGGGGACCCGGCGGCGCAGGGACGCGTGA
- a CDS encoding trypsin-like serine protease, with amino-acid sequence MRFTPAAAVAAMAAALLLGGATAAPAINSYNATPAPERTEVGALVATWDNDGDPATPDRVDWVCSGTMVDADTFLTAAHCTTDWPANVRFFVSLDQDVQAGLDAAAKKYPGDPAAIAKAVAVEGVAHNEPGYPGNSADSHDIAVVQVPAKQVSARWTFTPATLPSAGQLDALGPQALNSTPFVVAGYGTQEAVNAPGGHTHPGGGVRMKAPVTFNALNNTWVRLAMTAPQGNGGACYGDSGGPNFATIGGERVLVSTTITGDGPCYATNVTYRLDSPTSRDFLAPFVALP; translated from the coding sequence GTGAGGTTCACCCCCGCCGCCGCCGTCGCGGCGATGGCCGCCGCCCTGCTGCTGGGCGGCGCCACCGCCGCGCCCGCGATCAACTCCTACAACGCCACGCCCGCACCGGAGCGCACCGAGGTCGGTGCCCTCGTCGCGACCTGGGACAACGACGGCGACCCCGCCACCCCCGACCGGGTCGACTGGGTGTGCTCGGGCACGATGGTCGACGCCGACACCTTCCTCACCGCCGCGCACTGCACCACCGATTGGCCCGCCAACGTGCGGTTCTTCGTCTCGCTCGACCAGGACGTGCAAGCGGGTCTCGACGCGGCGGCGAAGAAGTACCCCGGCGACCCGGCGGCGATCGCCAAGGCCGTCGCGGTGGAAGGGGTCGCGCACAACGAGCCCGGGTACCCCGGCAACTCGGCCGACTCGCACGACATCGCCGTCGTCCAGGTGCCCGCGAAGCAGGTCTCCGCGCGCTGGACCTTCACTCCCGCCACGCTGCCGAGCGCCGGCCAGCTCGACGCGCTCGGGCCGCAAGCGCTGAACTCGACGCCGTTCGTGGTCGCCGGCTACGGCACGCAGGAGGCCGTGAACGCGCCGGGCGGGCACACCCATCCGGGCGGCGGAGTCCGGATGAAGGCGCCGGTCACCTTCAACGCGCTGAACAACACGTGGGTGCGGCTGGCGATGACGGCGCCCCAGGGCAACGGCGGCGCCTGTTACGGCGACTCCGGCGGGCCGAACTTCGCCACCATCGGCGGCGAGCGCGTCCTGGTGTCGACGACCATCACCGGCGACGGACCCTGCTACGCCACCAACGTCACCTACCGGCTGGACTCACCGACGTCGCGTGACTTCCTCGCGCCGTTCGTCGCCCTGCCCTGA
- the murA gene encoding UDP-N-acetylglucosamine 1-carboxyvinyltransferase produces the protein MSEHFDVHGGARLVGEVDVVGAKNSVLKLMAAALLAEGTTTITNCPQILDVPLMGDVLRSVGCDVVIDGDTAKITTPAELSHRADSAAMGKLRASVCVLGPLVGRLKQAVVALPGGDAIGSRPLDMHQNGLRKLGATSTIEHGCVVAKADGLRGAQIWLDFPSVGATENILMAAVLAEGTTVIDNAAREPEIVDICTMLIEMGAKVEGAGTSTLTVEGVEKLHPTEHRVIGDRIVGATWAFAAAMTRGDLTVRGVNPHYLDLVLDKLRLAGAEVETFDDKGFRIVQNERPKAVDWVTLPYPGFATDLQPFAVALSAVSEGTSMITENIYEARFRFIEEMMRLSGDARTDGHHAVVRGVEKLSSAPVWAADIRAGAGLVLAGLCADGVTEVWDVFHIDRGYPHFVENLNRLGARIERVAGEPDRA, from the coding sequence ATGAGCGAGCACTTCGACGTGCACGGCGGAGCACGGCTGGTCGGCGAGGTCGACGTGGTCGGGGCCAAGAACAGCGTCCTGAAACTGATGGCCGCGGCCCTGCTGGCCGAGGGTACGACGACCATCACGAACTGCCCCCAGATCCTGGACGTCCCCCTGATGGGCGACGTCCTGCGCAGTGTCGGCTGCGACGTCGTCATCGACGGCGACACCGCCAAGATCACCACTCCGGCAGAGCTGTCGCACCGGGCCGATTCGGCCGCGATGGGCAAGCTGCGCGCGTCGGTGTGCGTGCTGGGTCCGCTGGTCGGACGGCTCAAGCAGGCCGTCGTCGCGCTGCCGGGCGGTGACGCCATCGGTTCCCGTCCGCTGGACATGCACCAGAACGGACTGCGCAAGCTGGGCGCCACCAGCACCATCGAGCACGGCTGTGTCGTGGCGAAGGCCGACGGGCTGCGCGGCGCGCAGATCTGGCTGGACTTCCCGAGTGTCGGCGCCACCGAGAACATCCTGATGGCCGCTGTGCTCGCCGAGGGCACCACGGTCATCGACAACGCCGCGCGTGAGCCCGAGATCGTCGACATCTGCACGATGCTGATCGAGATGGGCGCGAAGGTCGAAGGCGCGGGCACCTCGACCCTCACCGTCGAGGGCGTCGAGAAGCTGCACCCCACCGAGCACCGCGTGATCGGCGACCGGATCGTCGGTGCGACCTGGGCGTTCGCCGCCGCGATGACCAGGGGCGACCTGACCGTCCGCGGCGTCAACCCGCACTACCTCGACCTGGTCCTCGACAAGCTCCGCCTGGCGGGCGCCGAGGTCGAGACGTTCGACGACAAGGGTTTCCGCATCGTCCAGAACGAGCGCCCGAAGGCCGTCGACTGGGTGACGCTGCCGTACCCCGGTTTCGCGACCGACCTGCAGCCGTTCGCGGTGGCGCTGTCCGCGGTCTCCGAAGGCACGTCGATGATCACGGAGAACATCTACGAGGCCCGGTTCCGGTTCATCGAAGAGATGATGCGGCTTTCCGGCGACGCGCGTACCGATGGCCACCACGCCGTCGTGCGCGGCGTGGAGAAGCTCTCGAGTGCTCCGGTGTGGGCCGCGGACATCCGCGCCGGTGCCGGGCTGGTGCTGGCCGGGCTGTGCGCGGACGGCGTCACCGAGGTCTGGGACGTCTTCCACATCGACCGCGGTTACCCGCACTTCGTGGAGAACCTGAACCGGCTCGGTGCCAGGATCGAGCGCGTGGCCGGGGAGCCTGACCGGGCTTGA
- a CDS encoding cob(I)yrinic acid a,c-diamide adenosyltransferase — protein MVVRINRVYTKVGDNGTTALGDGSRVPKTSPRLGAYADVDEANSVIGLALAMGGLPEEITQVLRAVQNDLFDVGADLCAPIVENPPYEPLRITERYIERLEGWCDEFNERVPKLTSFILPGGTPGAAFLHQARTVARRAERSGWTLFEAEQATTNQLAIKYLNRLSDLLFILSRLANPDGDILWQPGGAS, from the coding sequence ATGGTCGTACGCATCAACCGCGTGTACACGAAGGTCGGCGACAACGGCACCACGGCGCTCGGCGACGGCTCCCGCGTGCCGAAGACATCGCCACGGCTGGGTGCGTACGCCGACGTCGACGAAGCCAACTCCGTCATCGGGCTCGCGCTCGCGATGGGTGGTCTCCCCGAGGAGATCACGCAGGTGCTGCGTGCGGTGCAGAACGATCTCTTCGACGTCGGCGCGGATCTGTGCGCGCCGATCGTGGAGAACCCGCCGTACGAGCCGCTGCGGATCACCGAGCGGTACATCGAGCGGCTGGAAGGCTGGTGCGACGAGTTCAACGAGCGAGTGCCGAAGCTGACGTCGTTCATCCTGCCGGGTGGCACCCCGGGTGCGGCGTTCCTGCACCAGGCCCGCACGGTCGCGCGGCGGGCGGAGCGTTCCGGCTGGACGCTTTTCGAGGCCGAGCAGGCCACGACCAATCAGCTGGCGATCAAGTACCTGAACCGGCTCTCGGATCTGCTGTTCATCCTGTCCCGGCTGGCGAATCCGGACGGCGACATCCTGTGGCAGCCCGGCGGCGCGAGCTGA